From the Pedobacter cryoconitis genome, one window contains:
- a CDS encoding SusC/RagA family TonB-linked outer membrane protein, which produces MNYYTKLSGCLMGSLNKFLLVMRLMIILFFVGMMQVSGATYGQKITLNQNKIKITQLFKEIKRQTGYDVLWQSEKLNENRIISANFNKTDLKEVMTQCLAGQNVTFAIEDNSVVIKQQLAVIYPVKTLVQDSIVFKGRVLDEHGKPLPGASIHLKGGHKSSISTESGYFERYGTTKSVLIISYLGYITKEVSLVGANPGEIITVKMNPQASIELGEVKIASNGYQDIPKERATGVFEVISKEQLQHSTDPNLLKRLEGITTSMDFRNDLNPTNSASSTFATFRSPLTNLTIRGKNTLTGALAGSDNNSGRVLVVIDGIASPYSIDQVNPNDVESVTILKDAAAASIWGSRAANGVIVVKTKKGSYQNPLQISFNANLNITEKPNLFYKKTMSVSDYIDAQVAKYNRDYPGPYNPNDQSTYMPDPQVNAAQTAVSPVADIANQERRGQITAAQANAQLDALRGNDVRNDLSKYFFRNSARQSYSLAVSGGSEKISQRFSANYDKTLNNTVKSGLNREGLNYAVSVKPLSKLELNANVVYSQTNTSAQSGYDSFSGGVNSAGGSIYPYTKLADDNGNPLVVSRAYTPQFLNLLSSTYGDHLLDYQYRPLKDINDGYNKSKLQNININFGATYQILPGFSANLTYNYNVGYGEANDLETQDSWYMRDQINLLTTPLNAYDLYTFLPIDPYVRHLPLGGQYTETTTKSNNQTLRGQLNFNKTWNEKHNISAIAGIDVFKSYSLLKSDGYLGYDPTNLSVSRNLNYDYSYLLLFGNPFTGAGTSKLPAPPFNLQEDRGRTISYFTNAAYTYDNRYTLSASFRRDLSNVFSSLGNNGGTPFYSVGAAWNINNEKFYNFSLIPLLKLRATFGYNGNVNPAASGLPVLQYTPASQVFDGNFLAFANAFNASNSNFRPEKTGIINLGLDFSIKGGRLSGNVEYYQKRTKDLLTSNSIDPSTGFSELTTNSGNLYGHGVDFTLNSLNIESGKFRWNSNFLFSYNKVKVTKLYSPINYNAGDIMSNPFAVTEGADLSRAFAYKWAGLDPQTGDPRGYLNGNIVTIDNTSAGSDAFNAIKALPTSSLHYFGSLVPVYYGSFRNTFSYGNFSLSANLQYKLGYWFRRPISDIVQYSLLYSDNRLQGAEYTNRWQKPGDEKNTNVPSLTFPISQARDGFYQLSDINILKGDHIRLQEINLSYTINKKNWVIKNPRIYANVSNLGVIWRANKLGLDPDIYDYPIPRTYSLGLSANF; this is translated from the coding sequence ATGAATTATTATACTAAACTTTCGGGGTGCCTGATGGGTAGCCTGAATAAATTTTTATTAGTAATGCGACTGATGATTATTTTGTTTTTTGTGGGTATGATGCAAGTGTCTGGCGCTACATATGGACAGAAAATAACCCTGAACCAAAACAAAATAAAAATCACACAGCTTTTTAAAGAAATCAAAAGACAAACCGGGTACGATGTACTGTGGCAGTCTGAAAAGCTAAATGAAAACAGAATAATTAGTGCGAATTTCAATAAAACTGACTTAAAAGAAGTCATGACTCAGTGCCTTGCTGGCCAAAATGTAACTTTTGCAATTGAAGATAACAGTGTTGTGATTAAACAGCAGCTGGCTGTTATTTATCCTGTAAAAACATTGGTTCAGGACTCGATTGTATTTAAAGGCAGGGTTCTGGACGAACATGGTAAACCTTTACCTGGTGCTAGTATACATCTTAAAGGAGGTCATAAAAGTTCTATTTCTACTGAAAGCGGATATTTTGAAAGATATGGTACTACAAAAAGTGTCCTTATCATCTCTTATTTAGGATATATTACAAAGGAAGTTTCTTTAGTTGGTGCAAACCCGGGAGAAATAATTACTGTGAAAATGAATCCGCAGGCTAGTATTGAATTAGGTGAAGTTAAGATTGCCAGTAACGGTTATCAGGACATTCCTAAAGAACGGGCAACAGGTGTTTTTGAAGTAATTAGTAAAGAGCAGTTACAGCATAGCACTGACCCGAACCTGCTCAAACGTTTGGAAGGTATTACAACTAGTATGGATTTTAGAAATGACCTGAATCCAACTAATTCAGCAAGTAGTACCTTTGCAACTTTCAGATCTCCATTAACGAACTTAACCATTCGTGGGAAAAACACGCTAACTGGGGCTCTTGCAGGATCAGACAATAATAGCGGTAGAGTTTTAGTTGTGATTGATGGTATTGCCAGTCCTTATTCTATTGATCAGGTAAATCCAAATGACGTAGAAAGTGTTACTATTTTAAAGGATGCTGCAGCGGCTTCCATTTGGGGATCAAGAGCTGCTAATGGAGTTATTGTAGTAAAGACCAAGAAAGGAAGCTATCAAAATCCGCTGCAAATTTCATTTAATGCGAATTTAAATATAACGGAAAAACCTAATCTTTTCTATAAAAAGACGATGAGTGTATCTGATTATATTGATGCACAAGTCGCTAAATATAATCGCGATTATCCCGGCCCTTATAATCCTAATGATCAATCTACTTATATGCCAGATCCTCAGGTTAATGCTGCTCAAACAGCAGTTTCTCCTGTCGCTGATATTGCAAATCAGGAGAGAAGAGGACAAATTACAGCTGCACAAGCAAATGCTCAACTGGATGCACTGCGGGGCAATGATGTGCGCAATGACCTTAGTAAGTATTTTTTCCGAAATTCTGCCAGACAATCTTATTCATTAGCAGTTTCGGGTGGAAGTGAAAAAATATCACAACGTTTTTCTGCCAATTATGATAAAACTTTAAACAATACGGTGAAATCTGGTTTAAATCGTGAAGGATTAAACTATGCAGTTTCAGTGAAACCTTTATCCAAATTGGAATTGAATGCAAATGTTGTTTATAGTCAGACCAATACGAGCGCTCAGTCAGGATATGATTCCTTTTCAGGGGGAGTTAATTCAGCAGGTGGCTCAATTTATCCATATACTAAGTTAGCTGATGATAATGGTAATCCGTTGGTTGTCAGTAGAGCCTATACTCCGCAATTTCTTAATCTATTATCCTCAACTTATGGAGATCATTTATTGGACTATCAATATAGACCCTTAAAAGATATTAATGATGGATATAACAAAAGTAAATTACAAAATATAAATATCAATTTTGGAGCAACTTATCAAATACTTCCTGGATTCTCAGCCAATCTAACTTATAACTATAATGTAGGATATGGTGAAGCTAATGATCTGGAGACTCAGGACTCATGGTATATGCGCGATCAAATTAACTTGTTGACTACGCCGTTGAATGCTTACGATTTATATACTTTTTTACCAATAGATCCATATGTAAGGCATCTGCCATTAGGAGGACAATATACTGAAACTACTACAAAATCTAATAATCAGACTTTAAGGGGGCAATTAAACTTCAATAAAACGTGGAACGAAAAACATAATATTTCAGCAATTGCGGGAATTGATGTTTTTAAGAGTTATAGCCTTTTAAAAAGTGACGGTTATTTGGGCTATGATCCTACAAATCTGTCTGTATCGAGAAACCTGAATTATGATTACTCTTATTTACTATTGTTTGGCAATCCTTTTACTGGAGCTGGAACCAGTAAGCTTCCTGCTCCACCATTCAATTTACAAGAGGATAGAGGCAGAACAATCAGTTATTTCACTAATGCAGCCTATACTTATGATAATAGATATACTCTTTCTGCAAGTTTTCGCAGGGATTTGTCTAATGTATTTAGTTCTTTGGGAAATAATGGTGGAACTCCCTTTTATTCTGTAGGTGCTGCCTGGAATATAAATAATGAGAAATTCTATAATTTCTCCCTGATCCCTTTGCTTAAATTACGGGCTACTTTTGGATATAATGGAAATGTAAATCCTGCGGCATCAGGTTTGCCGGTTTTACAATATACGCCAGCTAGTCAGGTTTTTGATGGCAATTTTCTTGCCTTTGCAAACGCATTTAACGCTTCTAATTCTAATTTCAGACCAGAAAAAACCGGCATAATAAATTTGGGTTTGGATTTTAGTATAAAGGGCGGGCGTTTATCTGGAAATGTTGAGTACTATCAAAAAAGAACTAAAGATCTCTTAACAAGCAATTCTATAGATCCAAGTACTGGCTTTAGCGAATTGACTACAAATTCAGGAAATTTGTACGGCCATGGAGTAGATTTTACTTTGAATTCTTTGAATATTGAATCTGGAAAATTCCGTTGGAACAGTAATTTTTTGTTTAGTTATAATAAGGTAAAGGTTACTAAGTTATATTCTCCAATAAATTATAATGCCGGTGATATAATGTCTAACCCTTTCGCTGTTACAGAAGGAGCTGATCTATCCCGTGCATTTGCTTATAAGTGGGCTGGGCTGGATCCTCAAACTGGTGACCCCCGAGGATATTTAAATGGAAATATAGTAACTATAGATAATACTTCTGCTGGCTCTGATGCATTTAACGCCATTAAAGCACTACCAACTAGTAGTCTGCATTATTTTGGCTCATTAGTTCCTGTTTATTATGGATCTTTTCGAAATACATTCAGTTATGGGAATTTTTCCCTTTCAGCCAACTTGCAATATAAACTGGGCTACTGGTTTAGAAGACCAATTTCAGATATAGTTCAGTATAGCTTATTATATAGTGATAATAGATTACAAGGAGCTGAATATACGAACCGGTGGCAAAAACCTGGTGATGAAAAAAATACAAATGTGCCTTCACTTACCTTTCCGATTAGTCAGGCAAGAGACGGATTTTATCAATTATCAGATATCAATATCCTGAAAGGTGATCACATCAGGTTACAGGAAATTAATCTATCCTACACAATAAATAAGAAGAATTGGGTAATTAAAAATCCAAGAATTTATGCCAATGTTTCCAACTTAGGTGTAATCTGGAGAGCGAATAAGTTAGGTCTTGATCCGGATATTTATGATTATCCAATACCTAGAACTTATAGTCTTGGTCTGAGTGCTAATTTTTAA
- a CDS encoding FecR family protein yields MNSKKVKDEFLKAVKAYLEGTADETQLLFVEQYFDLFLDSEDIFESMDSEEIQSIHDRMLWKINNEIEKKTRISSGKMETARSFSKYLYMAAAAAFVIPMSLYIYQRNQVKPVISQLTSKITPGGNKAVLTLANGSKISLTDVKNGEVANQSGAVITKNRDSQLVYQSVSSMAKEIAYNTIETPKGGQFQLILSDGTKVWLNAASSLRYPSTFGRGDRKVELVGEAYFEVAKNAGKPFLVSSSKQVVEVLGTHFNINAYTNEPVVSTTLLEGSVKVISPFTNTYKIIKPGQQSLINSDDINKTGIKVKNIDPDEAVAWKNGYFMFEKEGIASILRKVSRWYDVEIENPQGEKLDKLLFSGTLSKYSDVSKVLRKLELTESIHFKIVGRRIIVMQ; encoded by the coding sequence ATGAACTCAAAAAAAGTTAAAGACGAATTTTTAAAAGCAGTTAAAGCATATTTAGAAGGTACTGCTGACGAAACGCAATTACTATTTGTTGAACAATATTTTGATCTCTTCTTAGATTCGGAAGATATTTTCGAATCTATGGATAGCGAAGAGATACAAAGTATCCATGACCGTATGCTTTGGAAGATTAATAATGAAATCGAAAAAAAAACTAGAATTTCCTCTGGTAAGATGGAGACTGCACGTTCATTTTCGAAATACTTATACATGGCTGCGGCAGCTGCTTTCGTGATTCCAATGAGTCTTTATATATACCAGAGAAATCAGGTTAAGCCTGTTATTTCGCAATTGACCAGTAAAATTACACCTGGTGGAAATAAAGCTGTTTTGACTTTGGCCAATGGATCGAAGATATCGTTAACTGATGTTAAAAATGGAGAAGTTGCTAATCAATCGGGTGCTGTTATTACTAAAAACAGAGATAGCCAGTTAGTTTATCAGTCTGTTTCTTCAATGGCTAAAGAAATCGCATATAATACCATAGAAACTCCTAAAGGTGGACAGTTTCAATTGATTCTATCTGATGGAACAAAGGTATGGCTTAATGCAGCATCTTCTTTACGCTATCCTTCTACTTTTGGCCGGGGTGATCGTAAGGTTGAATTGGTTGGAGAAGCCTACTTTGAAGTTGCTAAAAATGCAGGTAAACCTTTTTTAGTTTCTTCAAGCAAACAGGTTGTAGAAGTGTTAGGCACACACTTTAATATCAATGCTTATACTAACGAGCCTGTTGTCAGTACTACTTTACTCGAAGGAAGTGTTAAAGTAATCAGTCCTTTTACAAATACCTATAAAATTATCAAACCCGGACAACAATCGCTCATCAATAGTGATGATATTAACAAGACGGGTATTAAAGTGAAGAACATCGATCCTGATGAAGCTGTCGCCTGGAAAAATGGATATTTCATGTTCGAGAAAGAAGGAATTGCAAGTATTTTAAGAAAGGTGTCGAGATGGTATGATGTAGAAATCGAAAATCCGCAGGGAGAGAAATTGGACAAGCTGTTGTTTAGTGGAACACTGTCAAAATACAGCGATGTTTCAAAAGTATTGAGAAAGCTGGAATTAACGGAGTCAATTCACTTTAAGATAGTGGGGAGGAGGATTATAGTTATGCAATGA